In one Thermosipho ferrireducens genomic region, the following are encoded:
- a CDS encoding nucleotide exchange factor GrpE, producing the protein MKNKEVLDEKNVDTENKEVTELKERIKELENQLREFENYARRLKAQFENYKMEAAKEKEMISVSATGRIVEKFIPVLDDFKRAFSGAEDSVKESVFYKGIEIIYKNFKKALESLGLKQIEVGEKFDPFEHEAVEKIEDEEKEEYTVLEVVEDGYKFLDRVVKPAKVKVSVKPRR; encoded by the coding sequence ATGAAAAATAAAGAAGTACTTGATGAAAAAAATGTAGATACAGAAAATAAAGAAGTTACCGAATTAAAAGAACGAATAAAAGAACTGGAAAATCAATTAAGAGAGTTTGAAAACTACGCCAGGCGTTTAAAGGCACAATTTGAAAATTATAAAATGGAAGCAGCAAAAGAAAAGGAAATGATATCTGTATCTGCTACAGGGCGTATTGTCGAAAAGTTTATACCAGTGCTGGATGATTTTAAGCGAGCCTTTTCAGGAGCTGAGGATAGTGTAAAAGAAAGTGTCTTTTATAAGGGTATAGAAATTATATATAAAAATTTCAAAAAAGCGTTAGAAAGTTTGGGACTTAAGCAAATAGAAGTTGGTGAAAAATTTGATCCATTTGAACACGAAGCTGTGGAAAAAATAGAAGATGAAGAAAAAGAAGAATATACAGTTTTAGAAGTTGTTGAGGATGGTTATAAATTTTTGGATAGGGTAGTGAAACCAGCAAAAGTCAAGGTATCTGTTAAACCCAGGAGGTGA
- the hrcA gene encoding heat-inducible transcriptional repressor HrcA encodes MKDLTERQQKILYCVVREYVKTGSPVSSKRILESTNLDWSGATVRNDLRKLDYLGYIYQPHTSAGRIPTDKGLRFYVDEVLSLRQATKRTGYSVNTTTQFPIGDLDRIIQGAAKLLASTVRSYVIVEKPSPINLRIKRIVLTPVTPNFTIVNIITELGLTSVLPMQHSEVFNLVDIEAFLNKSLQGATLNDFKMRLREVIEKFSWAEGRLKEFIELSERIATERYEDYISEGISNLISGKKFDSDKLKEIIRYSTTFEFYSYIFSMKDGIYVGKEHGIRNFEQYSILIVPYFVGNKKVGKLATIFDKYSDYDKVFDSVEYVVNRLTEYFTVVARNIQ; translated from the coding sequence GTGAAGGATCTTACAGAAAGGCAGCAAAAGATCCTTTATTGTGTTGTTAGAGAATACGTTAAAACTGGAAGTCCTGTTAGTTCGAAACGAATTCTGGAGTCTACAAATCTTGACTGGAGTGGAGCCACGGTCAGGAACGATTTGAGAAAATTAGATTATCTTGGGTATATTTATCAACCACATACTTCCGCTGGAAGAATACCCACAGATAAAGGGTTGCGTTTTTACGTTGACGAGGTTCTTTCGTTGAGACAGGCAACAAAGCGTACTGGCTACTCGGTTAATACTACTACACAATTTCCAATAGGAGATCTTGACAGAATTATTCAGGGGGCTGCAAAACTTCTGGCTTCAACTGTAAGAAGCTATGTTATTGTAGAAAAGCCGAGCCCTATTAATTTAAGAATAAAAAGAATAGTTCTTACACCAGTTACTCCAAATTTTACTATTGTAAACATAATAACAGAACTTGGTTTAACTTCGGTTTTGCCAATGCAACATTCAGAAGTTTTTAATTTAGTTGATATCGAGGCCTTTTTAAATAAAAGTTTGCAGGGAGCAACTTTGAACGATTTTAAAATGAGACTCAGGGAAGTGATTGAAAAATTCTCCTGGGCAGAAGGTAGATTAAAGGAATTTATTGAACTTTCCGAGAGAATTGCTACTGAAAGGTATGAAGATTATATAAGTGAGGGAATATCTAATTTGATTTCTGGAAAAAAATTTGATAGTGATAAACTGAAAGAAATCATAAGATATTCTACAACTTTTGAGTTTTATTCATACATATTTAGTATGAAAGATGGAATTTACGTAGGCAAGGAACATGGGATTAGAAATTTTGAACAATATAGTATATTAATTGTCCCATATTTTGTTGGAAATAAAAAAGTGGGAAAACTTGCCACAATCTTTGATAAATACAGTGACTATGATAAGGTTTTTGATAGTGTGGAATATGTGGTTAATAGACTTACAGAATATTTCACAGTGGTTGCAAGAAACATTCAATAG
- a CDS encoding DUF996 domain-containing protein: MALNVSKVLAGLGVVFGIFGYMPHIGWFFGLIGLILFLMGVYNISNTLKDSRIFRYFLTSVVFGFISVVIFAIVIFTGMVSMFSEHAVMPFGERAPFGYETTDYGFGEVHFEDQVFSMTGNFVISFVSFVGLMIIAIVYKIRAYRLLSERLSLNIFNMAASFYKWGAILVVLMIGMVFILIGDILAVIGFFSIPDDFGENI, encoded by the coding sequence ATGGCTTTGAACGTATCGAAAGTGTTAGCAGGGCTTGGTGTGGTTTTTGGAATCTTTGGGTACATGCCTCATATAGGTTGGTTTTTTGGACTTATTGGATTGATTCTTTTCTTAATGGGAGTGTATAACATATCCAATACTTTGAAAGATTCTCGAATTTTTAGGTATTTTTTAACTTCTGTAGTTTTTGGATTTATTTCTGTAGTTATTTTTGCAATAGTGATATTTACCGGTATGGTAAGTATGTTTTCTGAGCACGCAGTGATGCCTTTTGGTGAAAGAGCTCCGTTTGGGTATGAAACGACAGATTATGGTTTTGGCGAGGTGCATTTTGAAGATCAAGTATTTTCAATGACAGGGAATTTTGTTATAAGTTTTGTTTCTTTTGTTGGGTTAATGATAATTGCAATTGTATACAAAATAAGAGCATATAGACTATTATCAGAACGTCTTTCCTTGAATATTTTTAATATGGCAGCTTCATTTTACAAATGGGGAGCTATATTGGTTGTGCTTATGATTGGAATGGTATTTATATTGATAGGTGACATTCTTGCTGTAATAGGATTCTTTTCCATTCCAGATGATTTTGGTGAAAATATTTAA
- a CDS encoding alpha-mannosidase, which yields MYSNKTQLVSRFKHMLYEIYPYVVRKLEVIPEWLFERSSERMPPLGFTSKIRVGSFWNPEPSPVWFSQKIFIPEIRLNERIYLNLWFGGESLVFIDNVAFGEINEYHKELDISPFADGKWHTISVQVVPRGLFGKFSEKTTVEISEIKVIDEEIYKAFIEIKNAIEVLQVTKDNILEEKLANLIDNVFSMMDLPGDTKQYISAISENLLLKNSLENLWEKPRFFKKENSIITNQQRETILNALTYLKREIKVLQKEFKVSGEVNVVGHAHLDYAWLWPIEETKRKEARTFVNAIRLAKKYPEFVFVQSSAQMYADIKENYPEIFKEIKAMVKDGKWEIIGGMWVESDCNIPHVESLIRQFLYGQKFFENEFGKRSNVCWLPDVFGFSWILPQVLKQAGISYFFTIKLTWNEKNTFPYDLCLWRGIDGSKVIYHSFYNKGRGYGGILGPEDIYNVWNACRNKSLINKTLFTFGYSDGGGGPTDEMCENYQILKQYPGLPELKMQPVRVFFESIENVKKDLPVWDGELYLEYHRGTYTSQARIKALHKRAEDELYKAEFMSILAFKDYEYPERDLEQNWKKLLRNEFHDILPGSCIETVKKDAENELENVIKNASFIVKKASGKLVTEKEKGITLLNISSYSQPVIFESNMEKVFFDDKGEKSISQKTYDGKNIYWIENNVEPFSILELKEEHVALKKSPKERIGFFDSHGIFLENEYLKVTINEDGSLNIFDKQFSRNVLDGNGNRLVLYRDIPSAWDAWDIDYHYEKFGEFLKAQNIEIVENGPVRAVVKVSYKIRSTSIIQYYILSKASRRLDIKTVVDWHMRRTMLRAIFPVNVLARYAKYDLSAGYIERSTFQNTDYEKARFEVPAHRWVSISESGYTFSLLNNGKYGHSCKNNIIGLTLLRSPVYPDFYADEGRHEFTYSVFSYGSSEILPTVMEAEKLNKPLMIFKGFFDKSIFPFLKISSQSLKVIGMKRAEKERAIIIRMVEVSGSRGISKISLNNSVKEVWECNILEDKIKKLDVKNGEVKIQYEPFKIYTLMFK from the coding sequence ATGTATTCTAATAAAACACAATTAGTTTCAAGGTTCAAGCACATGCTTTACGAGATTTATCCTTACGTTGTAAGAAAACTGGAAGTTATTCCAGAATGGTTGTTTGAGCGTTCATCTGAGCGAATGCCTCCGTTAGGTTTTACTTCTAAGATTAGAGTAGGTTCTTTTTGGAACCCGGAGCCATCTCCTGTGTGGTTTTCTCAAAAAATTTTTATACCGGAAATTCGTCTGAATGAAAGAATTTATTTGAATTTATGGTTTGGTGGAGAAAGCCTCGTGTTTATTGATAATGTTGCTTTTGGTGAAATAAATGAATATCATAAAGAATTGGATATTTCGCCTTTTGCAGATGGGAAATGGCATACCATTAGTGTTCAGGTTGTGCCACGTGGATTATTTGGAAAATTCAGTGAAAAAACAACAGTTGAGATAAGTGAAATAAAAGTCATAGATGAGGAAATTTATAAAGCTTTCATTGAAATAAAAAATGCTATAGAAGTTTTACAGGTTACTAAGGATAATATCCTTGAGGAAAAGCTCGCTAATTTAATTGACAATGTTTTTTCCATGATGGATCTTCCAGGAGACACAAAACAGTATATTTCCGCCATATCTGAGAATTTACTTCTTAAAAACAGTTTAGAAAATCTCTGGGAAAAGCCCAGATTTTTTAAGAAAGAGAACAGTATTATAACCAACCAGCAGAGAGAAACAATTTTGAATGCTTTAACGTATTTAAAAAGAGAAATCAAAGTGTTGCAGAAGGAGTTCAAAGTATCTGGTGAAGTCAATGTAGTTGGTCATGCTCATCTTGATTATGCCTGGTTATGGCCTATTGAAGAAACAAAGCGTAAGGAAGCCAGAACTTTTGTCAACGCAATAAGGCTCGCAAAAAAATATCCTGAATTTGTGTTTGTTCAATCCTCTGCCCAGATGTATGCAGATATAAAAGAGAATTATCCTGAAATTTTTAAAGAAATTAAAGCTATGGTGAAAGATGGGAAATGGGAAATTATAGGAGGAATGTGGGTAGAATCTGATTGCAATATTCCACACGTAGAATCTTTGATAAGGCAATTTTTGTATGGACAAAAATTTTTTGAAAATGAATTTGGCAAAAGAAGTAATGTGTGTTGGCTTCCTGATGTATTTGGATTTTCCTGGATTTTGCCACAAGTATTGAAACAAGCCGGAATCTCCTATTTTTTTACTATAAAATTAACATGGAATGAGAAAAATACATTTCCTTATGATTTATGTCTCTGGCGGGGAATAGACGGTTCAAAGGTTATTTATCATAGTTTTTATAACAAAGGACGTGGATATGGTGGAATTCTTGGACCTGAAGATATTTATAATGTGTGGAATGCCTGCCGGAATAAATCGCTCATTAACAAAACATTGTTTACTTTTGGTTATAGTGATGGCGGTGGTGGGCCTACCGATGAAATGTGCGAAAACTATCAAATTTTAAAGCAATATCCTGGCCTGCCAGAATTAAAAATGCAGCCTGTACGAGTCTTTTTTGAGTCGATAGAAAATGTGAAGAAAGATTTACCCGTGTGGGATGGAGAATTGTATCTTGAGTATCACAGAGGCACGTATACATCTCAAGCGCGTATAAAAGCGTTGCATAAGAGAGCAGAAGATGAGTTATATAAAGCTGAATTTATGTCTATCCTTGCATTTAAGGATTATGAATATCCAGAAAGAGATTTAGAGCAAAATTGGAAAAAGTTGTTGAGAAATGAATTCCACGATATATTACCTGGTTCTTGTATAGAGACAGTCAAAAAAGATGCTGAAAATGAATTAGAAAATGTGATTAAAAATGCAAGCTTTATAGTAAAAAAAGCCTCTGGAAAATTAGTAACAGAAAAAGAAAAAGGAATCACTCTTTTGAACATAAGTTCTTATTCTCAACCAGTAATATTTGAAAGTAATATGGAAAAAGTATTTTTTGACGATAAAGGAGAAAAGTCAATTTCACAAAAAACATACGATGGGAAAAATATATATTGGATTGAAAATAATGTAGAACCATTTTCAATTCTGGAATTAAAAGAGGAACATGTTGCTTTAAAAAAATCTCCAAAAGAACGCATAGGTTTTTTTGACAGTCATGGTATTTTTTTAGAAAATGAATATTTAAAAGTGACGATAAATGAAGATGGTTCATTAAATATTTTTGATAAACAGTTTTCAAGAAATGTACTTGATGGAAATGGAAATCGTTTAGTACTTTATAGAGACATCCCTTCTGCGTGGGATGCGTGGGATATAGATTATCATTATGAAAAATTCGGGGAATTTCTTAAGGCTCAAAATATTGAAATTGTTGAGAATGGACCAGTTAGAGCAGTTGTAAAAGTAAGTTATAAAATAAGAAGTACATCAATAATTCAGTATTATATTTTAAGTAAAGCTTCTCGAAGATTAGATATAAAAACAGTTGTTGATTGGCATATGAGGCGTACTATGTTAAGAGCAATATTTCCGGTTAACGTGTTAGCTCGTTATGCTAAATATGATCTTTCTGCTGGTTATATTGAACGATCTACTTTCCAAAATACAGATTATGAGAAGGCACGATTTGAAGTACCAGCACACAGATGGGTAAGTATTTCTGAATCGGGATACACATTCAGCCTTTTAAATAATGGGAAATATGGACATAGTTGTAAAAACAATATTATAGGTTTAACGCTTTTAAGATCCCCTGTCTATCCAGATTTTTATGCTGATGAAGGAAGACATGAATTTACATACTCGGTTTTTTCATATGGAAGTTCGGAAATTTTGCCGACTGTAATGGAGGCAGAAAAGCTAAACAAACCTTTAATGATTTTTAAGGGATTTTTTGACAAAAGTATCTTTCCATTTTTGAAAATAAGTTCTCAATCTTTGAAAGTTATAGGAATGAAACGTGCAGAAAAAGAAAGAGCTATAATCATCAGAATGGTGGAAGTTTCAGGATCAAGAGGTATTTCAAAAATAAGTTTGAACAATTCCGTAAAAGAAGTGTGGGAGTGTAATATTCTGGAAGATAAAATAAAAAAACTCGATGTTAAAAATGGTGAAGTAAAAATCCAGTACGAACCATTTAAAATATATACGTTAATGTTTAAATAA
- a CDS encoding B12-binding domain-containing radical SAM protein, which translates to MKILLINPKDSGYYYRLGAFFPPLGLAYISSSLKNAGYETRLIDMNVENFDYKKESYEEYDVIGISTDTVRFPLAAKIGKDARKKGTIVIMGGPHATFNAHSILKEGLADYIILGEGEIAFVELVKAISVGEMYPEIPGIAYLKENVVKIFPVKFVKNLDVLPFPDREGLPLHKYRTKFAGNYAMSIITSRGCPFDCNFCSVTQFMGKMWRQRSVESTVEELKILVEKFGYKSVVFFDDNFTLNPGRVIRLSDEIIKNDLKIKWWAFSRADELLRNEDMVEAMAKSGCKMLFIGFESANEEVLEEFNKKLHSNIAFEVSSLLRKYKIDIFASFILGALNETTESIKRTVKFAKKLGASIVQFSILTPYPGTKLFEQLKTRLLTKNYEKFDGTHLVFKHPHFSPEKLRREFLKAYYAVYTTPRLIFKRGFPFLWKLLANSR; encoded by the coding sequence ATGAAAATTTTGTTGATTAATCCAAAAGATTCAGGTTATTATTATAGACTTGGTGCTTTCTTTCCTCCTCTGGGTCTTGCCTATATAAGTTCGTCTCTGAAAAATGCAGGCTATGAGACAAGGCTTATAGACATGAACGTGGAAAATTTTGATTATAAAAAAGAATCTTACGAAGAATATGATGTAATAGGTATTTCTACTGATACTGTTCGATTTCCACTTGCGGCTAAAATAGGAAAAGATGCCAGGAAAAAGGGAACTATTGTTATAATGGGTGGTCCTCATGCAACTTTTAATGCGCACAGCATATTAAAAGAAGGGTTAGCTGATTATATCATTTTAGGAGAAGGAGAAATAGCTTTTGTGGAACTGGTAAAAGCTATTTCTGTTGGGGAAATGTATCCAGAGATTCCAGGAATAGCATATTTAAAAGAGAATGTGGTAAAAATATTTCCTGTGAAATTTGTAAAGAATCTGGATGTTCTCCCGTTTCCCGATAGGGAAGGATTGCCATTGCATAAATATCGTACAAAGTTTGCGGGAAATTATGCTATGAGTATAATAACATCACGTGGTTGTCCTTTTGACTGTAATTTTTGTTCTGTCACTCAATTTATGGGGAAAATGTGGAGACAGAGAAGTGTGGAAAGTACCGTTGAAGAGTTGAAAATACTTGTAGAAAAATTTGGATATAAATCTGTAGTATTTTTTGATGATAATTTTACTTTAAATCCCGGGCGAGTTATCAGGCTTTCAGATGAAATTATAAAAAATGATTTGAAAATAAAATGGTGGGCATTTTCAAGGGCAGATGAACTTTTAAGAAACGAAGATATGGTAGAGGCTATGGCAAAATCTGGATGTAAAATGCTTTTTATCGGGTTTGAAAGTGCAAACGAAGAAGTGCTGGAGGAATTTAATAAAAAGCTTCATAGCAATATAGCTTTTGAAGTGAGCAGTTTGCTCCGAAAATATAAGATAGATATATTTGCGAGTTTTATTCTCGGAGCATTAAACGAAACGACAGAGAGTATAAAAAGAACTGTGAAATTTGCCAAAAAACTGGGAGCAAGTATTGTGCAATTTTCGATACTTACGCCTTATCCAGGTACGAAGTTATTTGAGCAATTAAAAACTCGTCTTTTAACAAAAAATTACGAAAAATTTGACGGCACACATCTTGTGTTTAAACATCCACATTTTTCTCCGGAAAAACTGCGGCGTGAGTTTTTAAAAGCATATTATGCAGTGTATACAACTCCACGTTTGATATTCAAACGAGGGTTTCCATTTTTGTGGAAATTGTTGGCAAATTCCAGATAG
- a CDS encoding VIT1/CCC1 transporter family protein, which translates to MIHWFFKKTKSRVEIAREAFKKRDKKLHKLAHSEKYIKEEPHKIEQGKYIGPAVYGASDGIVTTFAVVAGVAGANLDPKIVLILGFANLFADGFSMAVGDYLSSKSEKDYINSERARELWEVEHFPDAERKEVEEIYKRKGVKGEKLKLLVDIITSDKELWVDTMMKEELNLLGDDEVSPIKSALVTFFSFVIAGFTPLIAYVFSNFVPFFQTYKFLAASIITGATLFTVGGLRQLITDVKWYIGGLEMLLVGGASASVAFLIGFILRTVFGIVI; encoded by the coding sequence TTGATTCATTGGTTTTTCAAAAAGACAAAAAGTAGAGTAGAAATAGCTCGTGAAGCTTTCAAAAAAAGAGACAAAAAACTACACAAATTAGCTCATTCAGAAAAGTACATAAAAGAAGAGCCCCACAAAATAGAACAGGGAAAATACATAGGTCCAGCTGTTTATGGAGCAAGTGATGGAATCGTCACAACTTTTGCAGTTGTTGCCGGTGTTGCTGGAGCTAATCTTGATCCAAAAATTGTACTAATACTTGGTTTTGCCAATCTTTTCGCGGATGGTTTTTCAATGGCAGTAGGTGATTACCTTTCTTCAAAATCTGAAAAAGATTATATAAACAGCGAGCGCGCAAGAGAGTTATGGGAAGTTGAACACTTTCCGGATGCCGAACGTAAAGAAGTAGAAGAAATTTACAAGAGAAAAGGTGTTAAAGGTGAAAAATTAAAACTTTTAGTAGACATTATTACATCCGATAAAGAATTATGGGTTGATACCATGATGAAAGAAGAGTTGAATTTATTAGGTGATGATGAAGTTTCCCCGATAAAAAGTGCATTAGTAACATTTTTCTCGTTCGTAATCGCTGGATTTACCCCTTTAATTGCTTATGTTTTTTCAAACTTTGTTCCTTTCTTCCAAACATATAAATTTTTAGCTGCCTCAATTATAACCGGAGCAACTCTTTTTACCGTTGGAGGATTAAGACAGTTAATCACAGATGTAAAATGGTATATCGGAGGCCTGGAAATGCTTTTAGTTGGAGGAGCTTCAGCTTCTGTAGCGTTTTTAATAGGGTTCATTTTACGTACAGTTTTTGGGATAGTAATCTAA
- a CDS encoding IMP cyclohydrolase, translating into MNIKRALISVSNKEGIVEFSKELQKRGVEIISTGGTAKLLEEAGIKVIHVSNVTEFPEILEGRVKTLHPKIFGGILAKFGNRSHQRDLLENGIVPIDMVVVTLYPFDKVSRETRTEDKLIDSIDIGGVALLRAAAKNHRDVVVVCDPEDYEKIIKSIDECGDVTLHDRRILALKAFYKTMRYDAAVHKVFSELFASEKFEHHTLERLNSLNYGDNPHQFAELLREIDESNFKFKANWKLSLKELRNIYTAFKISNELPDAVISISNGVPTYVSLEQEIPQNGKNLYIRKVDENVLSRLKNFEIIITYEIDDKLFYNSNIKIVKLEKSLGIEYDEVKLGNFVARQELDKTNGKFSITSGNNYSENDIILGITVSKYVRSHAVIATKDAKVIGVANDPEDPLFALKLLISKLDLKDSTIVSDTPVSKKFVEICCENGAKTLVEPGGKYSPEEFESYDITLIQTGVTHYSF; encoded by the coding sequence ATGAATATAAAAAGGGCACTTATTAGTGTTTCAAATAAAGAAGGTATAGTTGAATTTTCAAAAGAACTTCAAAAAAGAGGTGTAGAAATCATAAGCACAGGTGGTACCGCAAAACTTTTGGAAGAAGCTGGAATAAAAGTGATTCACGTTTCCAATGTCACCGAATTTCCAGAAATATTGGAAGGGAGAGTCAAAACTTTACACCCAAAAATTTTCGGAGGCATTCTTGCAAAATTTGGTAACAGGTCTCACCAGAGAGATTTGTTAGAAAATGGTATAGTCCCAATAGACATGGTGGTTGTTACGCTTTATCCATTTGATAAAGTCTCAAGAGAAACAAGAACAGAAGACAAACTTATAGATAGCATCGATATAGGTGGTGTGGCATTGTTAAGAGCAGCCGCAAAAAACCATAGAGATGTAGTGGTTGTATGTGATCCAGAGGATTATGAAAAAATAATAAAAAGCATTGATGAGTGCGGCGATGTTACTCTTCACGATCGAAGAATATTAGCTTTAAAAGCATTTTATAAAACTATGAGATACGATGCAGCTGTCCACAAAGTATTCTCAGAATTGTTTGCATCTGAAAAATTCGAGCATCACACTTTAGAGAGACTTAACAGTTTAAATTACGGTGATAATCCTCATCAGTTTGCTGAACTTTTGCGTGAAATTGATGAAAGCAATTTCAAATTTAAAGCAAATTGGAAACTTTCTCTAAAAGAATTGAGAAACATTTATACAGCTTTTAAAATCTCAAATGAACTGCCAGATGCTGTTATATCTATATCCAACGGTGTACCAACTTATGTTTCTTTAGAACAGGAGATTCCACAAAATGGCAAAAATCTTTACATAAGAAAAGTAGACGAAAATGTTCTTTCCAGACTAAAAAACTTTGAAATAATAATAACTTATGAAATTGATGATAAACTATTCTATAACAGTAACATAAAAATTGTAAAGCTTGAAAAATCACTCGGTATTGAATACGATGAAGTAAAACTTGGTAATTTTGTTGCCCGTCAGGAACTTGATAAAACAAACGGAAAATTTTCTATAACTTCTGGAAATAATTATTCTGAAAACGATATAATCTTAGGCATCACTGTCTCAAAATATGTCAGATCTCACGCGGTGATTGCCACTAAAGATGCAAAAGTAATAGGTGTAGCCAATGACCCAGAAGATCCACTTTTTGCGTTAAAATTACTTATTTCAAAATTAGACTTAAAAGATTCAACTATTGTATCTGACACACCTGTATCTAAAAAATTCGTAGAAATATGTTGTGAAAACGGCGCTAAAACATTGGTAGAACCAGGTGGTAAATATTCTCCCGAAGAATTTGAAAGTTATGACATCACTCTGATACAGACTGGAGTTACTCATTACTCTTTCTAA
- a CDS encoding EscU/YscU/HrcU family type III secretion system export apparatus switch protein → MESTLETKEIAVALKYEPEKDLVPFVVAKGKGKLAKKIIETAKKSKVPLIKSPQLVRELFKLNILEEIPKNLYVAVAEIIAYVESREKR, encoded by the coding sequence ATGGAATCTACGCTTGAAACAAAAGAAATAGCTGTGGCTCTAAAATATGAACCTGAAAAAGATTTAGTGCCTTTTGTAGTAGCAAAAGGTAAAGGGAAGCTTGCAAAAAAAATAATAGAAACGGCAAAGAAATCGAAAGTCCCTTTAATAAAATCACCACAACTTGTTCGAGAACTGTTCAAACTAAACATTCTCGAAGAGATACCTAAAAATCTTTACGTAGCAGTAGCCGAAATAATAGCATATGTTGAATCCCGTGAAAAAAGGTGA
- a CDS encoding PEGA domain-containing protein, whose translation MKKIILFIFLLFSLLIMADVSISVGFSIYFGNFQDIPEYSILINVGEPLIDVYVDGVYAGKTDVFGSLLIKFSSAGYHTITLEGEYYLKATYNFYVDKEGTYLNLPLQPAGKLTIFSNVYPVEIYGNGIYFGKVYSLEDSIKIPVGTFNLIFSSPGYENATSTVTINFQESQAVEVNFIPKKLKMYIRSKNNSFSPNGDWYNDKWQVEIFLSTYATVTITIVNDNNKIVYFYTFRGKPNLNIFTWDGSNVSDGNYKVIINSQTENESKTVETYVSIDRSNYTYLKEITLSFITVFFGYLLYSIFQNLQ comes from the coding sequence ATGAAGAAAATTATATTATTTATATTTTTACTCTTTTCGCTTTTAATAATGGCAGATGTATCTATAAGTGTGGGTTTTTCCATATACTTTGGAAATTTCCAAGACATTCCTGAGTATAGCATCCTTATAAACGTTGGAGAGCCATTAATTGATGTTTACGTAGATGGGGTTTACGCAGGCAAAACAGATGTTTTTGGAAGTTTATTGATAAAATTTTCATCAGCAGGCTACCACACAATTACGTTGGAAGGGGAATATTATTTAAAAGCAACTTATAACTTTTACGTAGATAAAGAAGGAACGTATTTAAACCTTCCTTTGCAACCTGCAGGGAAATTAACAATTTTCTCCAATGTTTATCCTGTAGAAATATATGGAAATGGTATCTATTTTGGAAAAGTATACAGTCTAGAAGACAGCATAAAAATTCCTGTGGGCACTTTTAATTTAATCTTTTCATCCCCAGGGTATGAAAATGCAACTTCCACTGTCACAATAAACTTTCAAGAATCACAGGCTGTAGAAGTGAATTTCATCCCTAAAAAATTGAAAATGTATATTAGAAGCAAAAATAACAGTTTTTCTCCCAATGGTGATTGGTATAACGATAAATGGCAGGTTGAAATTTTCCTCAGCACTTACGCAACAGTAACAATTACTATTGTAAACGATAATAACAAAATAGTATATTTTTATACGTTCAGAGGAAAGCCTAATCTTAACATTTTCACATGGGACGGTTCCAACGTCAGTGATGGAAATTATAAAGTTATTATAAATAGTCAAACAGAAAATGAGAGCAAAACAGTTGAAACATACGTCAGTATTGATCGAAGCAATTACACCTATTTAAAAGAAATAACTTTAAGTTTTATAACAGTCTTTTTTGGATATCTACTTTACAGTATTTTCCAGAATTTACAATAA